The following proteins are encoded in a genomic region of Dioscorea cayenensis subsp. rotundata cultivar TDr96_F1 chromosome 8, TDr96_F1_v2_PseudoChromosome.rev07_lg8_w22 25.fasta, whole genome shotgun sequence:
- the LOC120267947 gene encoding uncharacterized protein LOC120267947, with product MSSAASSKRALLAEDAPWRATPGGSKPVPRIHQNPVLRLRQNPSSSYALAVMKHPDPIGGGFATEAKLEAAGPECVVPGQATPVKLLGLKVWPIDINLKFMEPVGRELQSIGKFMDSAVNLMNASFQDR from the exons ATGTCATCCGCTGCATCTTCCAAGCGAGCCCTGCTCGCCGAGGACGCTCCGTGGAGGGCTACACCCGGCGGCAGTAAGCCCGTTCCCAGGATCCATCAGAACCCTGTTCTCCGGCTACGGCAAAATCCTAGCTCAAGCTATGCTCTTGCTGTCATGAAG CATCCTGATCCGATTGGAGGGGGTTTCGCTACTGAGGCTAAGCTTGAAGCTGCGGGCCCTGAATGTGTTGTACCCGGGCAGGCCACCCCTGTGAAGCTTCTTGGATTGAAG GTTTGGCCTATTGATATTAACTTGAAATTTATGGAACCTGTTGGACGGGAATTGCAATCTATTGGGAAG TTCATGGATTCTGCAGTGAACCTCATGAATGCATCATTTCAAGATCGTTAG